The genomic window TACCACGCGATGAAGCTGCTCCTATACAACTTCAATATACTTTGGGTGTATGcctttaataagaaaaatcaactatgtattttataagtgaaacatttataatattaaattaataattgttctttatataattttactgcCAAGGAAATGAATgacaataacattaataattttgtgagtAGGAAATTAGTAGGAAAGTATCTTGAAAATCTAATGTTATTAATCTAATCTTGATTATTGTATgactgttattattataatatattttatttatttatgaacttAATAAAGAAAACTATTATATACAACAAGTTATGATGTATTATACGATGAAACTTAATCAGTATAGTgccttataaatattaatatttaattagtattaAGTAGAGCTTGACCGATTAGTTGGTGGCTAGTCTCTATCTATCTATCCTATTTTAAGCCTGTACTACTATCATGACACCCACTGGACATTGGCTTAGTAAAGGAAGGATCTCTAATTGGTCCTGCTTTACGCTTATCGCTTCCATGTCGTTGTTCCTAAGACTTACCCTCGATACCGTCCACTTTACAATAAGTGGCTCCGCCACGGTTTAGCCGACCACCAGTACAACGCACTGTACTTCGCACAACATATTGTCTCATCGCATTTTCTGAAGCCGCACGTTCTTAACGAAATCCGGTTCGCCATACAGTGTAAAATATTCCTGAAGTCTGCAGCTCAATTCACCAAGCGAGAAGTGGTTGGCTGTCAGTTTTTCTTGGTCCTTTTCACTGACAGAGAAATCGGTCAGAGTTCTTCTGTTAGATGTCTTTCAAGAAGTGGCGCTTCAAGTTGTGTTCACGGAAAGTAGTATACGCACCCACCAATTGTCTGACTTCTGCTGATGCTTCGCTGATGGCCTTTTGAAGTTCTCTTCACAATCACACTAGATTTCGGATCATTCTTCGGAGTGTCATTATCGCCGTGTATTTATTGTGTGATGCTGCTATTTCCAGGTTGATTAATAATAGTGAATGGTCGTTTATTGTGGGTAAAGACTCAATGGCGATTCTCAGACTTGATCCAGAGCTTGACAGTGGGATGTTACCGTCTCTCTCGCTTCGGATTCTCGGTCGCTAAAATGTGGCTTCCTGCCTCAGAGTACCCTCAGTGTATTCAACACTCAGCTGATGAAGACGACAATCTTTATTGATTGGTTTTTCAAATCTAAAGTTTTCTATTACTGCTTTAATAGAATATCTTGCGtcaattaagtaattatttttcagcCTTCCTAATCAAACCTTTATGTCTTTTCTTTTTGGCTTCCAGTCATCACGACTttcacttttaatatttttgtatttcacCTGATCTGtaaaatgtacctacatttctttttcattatttatcataCGCTGCCACCGCTATGCCAATTTTGTAGGACTCATAATCTTCAACTCCTATACTCATTGAACAAAGTTACTAGCTTTCTAACGTAacgcacggacgagtaaaacaagaaggactccgcgtcctgatattagcaagtgaagcaccgttatgctagtgtgtgtgcggttacggaggATACTAGTCGGATCGGTAACATCCAGTGGGATGTGTGTGTGTCAAGCTCTGGATCAAGTCTGAGAATCGCTATTGAGTCTTTACTCACAATAAACTACCATTCACATACCTCGGCGGCCATtcaagttacacaattttttctcccttaaataatcatatgtggccagtttttgaactttttcacaacgcacgaaggcagttttaaaatattttattgagccGCAAAttgatctgtcacagatgatGTCAATTCTCATAATGGTCGCCTAtcagcctgtagtagtgtaagtgtgtgcgtggggctatgtatttaatacgttaatcggcttgttttggtgctacactgttatgtaaggtgacaaggagtccttatttttttactagtccgtgacgtAACGTAATTTATTAAGAAAAGTCTCACTAAGTttcttacgcccgttcttctcaagtctttTTGAATGATTAGATAGTATTTTCTGACATATATCCAACATGTTATATTTGTTCTCTATAATTATTTaggttattatataattgtaagaagctatttttatacaaagttgttattattttaaggatTGGTGTTATAGGAACGGAACTTTACTTCGATGCTATTTTTTagcattttttaatatcaaatttgtAATACCctttaaatcatatattttttgtattgaaTCTTTCAATATGAAACCTTTGTGTTAGTTATACAAACTAGATAGAAACACTGACGAGGATGACTTTTTGAGATttgaaaaaattgtatttttatacctATAAATAAGGAGAATAAGATGCTAGGTTTattgttaaaacatttttatgagaatttttatatgtttgaacatattttaatgttatgtaatatgtaataaacatgaaattataatacaaaaatattatattatgtaagatgttttttattttcaagaCCCAATTCAACGTTGTCATGGCAGACTTCAACGAAAATGAAATCTGGCTGATTTCATGTAGAAGGAGGATCTGTATATAATGAACTCTTTCTTCATGAAGCTGGacttttaatagtgattttcattattataacactagaaataatgaattgcttgtaactaattctagtaggcttcataagatacataatagctttaagggtaaatgtatacatttctttaataaagtcccagccactgtccaggcattatctataaataaatttaaatgttttataaaaaaaatggctgtcgtaaatcctattactccactgctgaatatctaaatgatcggacagcctgggactagattgtgattattttatagatatagaaatgactgtacaatattgtatatttttattgaaaagagcgcaaaaaaagaatgatgggagagtttcttgcgccgcttcttctctctcagagcgccatttgtttccgaagcggtagtagtatctagtagttattagaaatgacaacaaaaagaattctaaaggaatcaattttgagaaaataaatgccttttatgcgttTAACGCAAATGGACTTAGTTTAGGCCCGATGGTGCCACAAAAAATGAGCCTTATTTCATTATGTCGACCAAAAGACTAATATTCAATGATGACTCTGTGATCAATtcagtgaaaactgggagtAATCACTGcatagtaagaggcacattgacTATCAATCCAAAACTGGAACGGTCTCGACTGGTGAAATCTACGCTCCGACCTACATCCAGATATAAGATCCGATAAACTGcaactcgaattgcaaaaccCCCTCAATGCCTCGGTGACGTGTACGAGTAGGAATAGAGACAAAAAGAAAACTTAGAATATTATCACTATTTTAAGCAAAAagaatttttacatttaagtcaaACTGGCACGTATGAACATGACATAGACtttaccaccgcttcggaaaagttgagttGTAATGACAAAAAGTGGCAAAAAGCTCTTCGCCTTAAGCGCGAACTTCTGAGGGAGTCGAGAACTTCTACGCAGTTATACACGACCGCACGGGCATATCTTATCAACAAGGTTTAAGGCCCAAGAGCCAAATTAACTCGAAACTATACCGAATATATACAGACGTCGGATGTGCGAGACTAATATGGCCAatttctaaattcaaaaaaagcgcgtacaccttccttaaaggcaggcaacgctcttgtgattcctctggtgttgcaagagaatgtgggcggcggtgatcacttaacaccaggtgacccgtacgctcgtttgtcctcctattccataaaaaaagccttAAAACAgattaaaaacaacaaggcgggagccgggtgatgatggaattatAATTCTTCTTTTTCTGGTAGTGTTCTATTCTTGTCCGTCATCTCTAGGGCAAAACGCCGTAAACATGGCAACGAAGTATAACGGAGGATAACTCAAAGCGGCCATATAATGCAAAGCGGCCATACTTCATTTTTCGCTTATTTGAAATGATAGCGCAATGTTGCCGTTCTGTCAAACAAACCTCTCGGCCTGCGTTGATCAGTCGTTCGGTAGCGGTTGGATCCAGCATTTGGCTGCAGTGAcgatacataattttttgcgtattttgaaaaaaaaaatcaaggtaAGTTCAGGTAGTGTCTAACCTCTTTATATTTAATTGCTTTTACTACATGAGTATTGTTTTTTGAAGAACACTTTTGAGCCATGTATATAAACGTGCACAGGAATGACGATTTCCAGCCGCCCGAACAAGCCGGATACCGAAAAGGTTGTAGCGCCATAGACCACATGCATACGCTGCGGCTGGTTATGCAAAAGACGGAGGAGTATATTTAACGCCAGCCATTGTTTGGCGATTTTTGACTTTGATTGatcctttgattcgatcgaatCTTAACTGTATGGAATCGAATCGAAGTCTGGAACTAGTgtccagaggtgccacattaattattgatatatcgaagcgttgaagtatttgtatggaaacgccaccatgtcagttcGTCTTCAGGCTCAGATCTCGAAACCTATCCGACGACTGTGGGAAGCGCGCCGGAAGCGgagagtcagacaaggcgatgttatATCACCGAATCTGTTCTCCGCTGTGTGAACTTGTGTGCTTGTGGCCTTGTGCGTAGAAGATACAGATACCTTCCTTTTTTCCCCTTCTAATTCAGGTCTGCATAAACAGGACAAAATATAAGCGAACGCTTACGCATAATCTTACGAGTAAAGGCCATCCAGCCCCATTTATGCTTTGCAAGTTGAGTGGATGGTACAAACTTTTACCCACATTcaccaaaaacaaaaaaaaaatactagagATAGCAAAAAAGACAATAATTCCCCCAAACATTTTATCTGAGGACACATTTCGTTTAGTATTGTCTTCACAAGTAGGTAGCTACTCACTAGTttgacattaatattatttaaataatttttcacatttttactTCTTTTGCAACTTGTACGTTCAACCCCACGAACGACAATTCGGGCGACTCATtcacttaatattattaatgatgaAATCATATCAGAGTCCAAAAACCAACTACACACACAACTACACATTTAAAATGGATTTAGTTTTAAACCTCTAACTGTGCCtttaaatattagaattatttaaatttaaacactgTACTGATTCTTCAAACAAAAAATTCAGCGAAAGAAAATACAACCTTTTCACAATTCCCGCGATTTTTTTACCTTCAATATCAGAAACTTTTCATTATACGTAGCACGTATTCAATATTGCTGGTGTCTAACGCAGATTGTCGCattcgttttatttaaatttaaattaaataataagtcatattgactatttaatttttttgattgtaATGGTTAAATTGACgcctcaaaaatatttgcaataaatGGCATATCTATGAGAACCAGAGCCTCTAGgtcatattaaaaaattcagtGTGGCCTTGCCTTTGCGATGAAATGAAAGAAAATGTCAAAGTTCATTCAATAGTCAATACAATTCAATTTGGTTTTCGAAAATACATACAGTATTTTACTTtggtattttcttttaaatataaattaattttataatatgtgaCAGTGATAAGTGTATTGTATGTTACTATTACTACAATTATGTAgctatttgaaattaaatattataaggtaaaaatatttaattaaattaggtgCGTAGTAAAATTCTCAAtttcttttgtaataaattaaataaggaaaatttttatgtgaattataattaatgtaacatGTCTATAATATCCTAAACGGTTGGAATTCAgaatcattttattaattacattcaATGATCAGTAATAATTCGTTTTTGGAACACTGGCAGtgaaaaactaaattatttattaaatgtcttGTTTCAGTTCAGTGTTTAAATATTACCACTAAAAAAGAAGCTCCTTACAAAAGATGCTCATCAAAGAATATAGAATACCTCTTCCACTTACTGTGGAAGAGTATCGAATTGCCCAGCTTTATATGATAGCTAAAAAAAGTAGGGAAGAGAGTTCAGGGGAAGGCAGTGGAGTAGAAATTATAGTGAATGAGCCCTACGAAGATGGTCCTGGAGGTAAAGGTCAGtatacacaaaaaatatatcatgtaGGCAGTCATTTACCAGGTTGGTTCAAAAGCCTTCTACCAAAGTCTGCTTTGACAGTTTCTGAAGAAGCATGGAATGCATATCcctatacaaaaacaaaatatacttgCCCATTTGTTGAAAAATTTTCACTAGAAATAGAGACTTACTACTTTGATGATAATGGACACCAAGACAATGTTTTTAAGTTGTCTGGAAGTGATCTAAAAAACAGAGTTGTAGATCTCATAGATGTTGTCAAGGATCAGCTTTATGGTGCGGACTACATTAAAGAGGAAGATCCTAAACTTTTTGTTTCACAAAAATGCAATAGAGGACCTTTAACAGATAATTGGTTAGAAGATTACTGGAAAGAAGTTCAAGGAAAACCTCAACCACTACCAAATGGAAAGTCACTAATGTGTGCTTATAAGCTGTGCAGAGTTGAGTTCAGATATTGGGGCATGCAAACAAAATTAGAGAAGTTTATTCATGATGTTGCATTAAGAAAGACAATGTTGAGAGCTCATAGACAAGTTTGGGCCTGGCAAGATGAATGGCACGGTTTAACAATGGAGGATATAAGAGAAATTGAACGCCAAACACAATTAGCTCTTAAGATGAAAATGAGTGGTGAAGCATGTGATGATGCAGACCAAGTGTCAGAAGATAATTCAAAGTCACTTGCAGCCACAATGAGCAGCTTAGAGAAAAATGAAGAATTAGCAACTCCAGTAATCCCAAAGAAAAGTAATTCTGACAAGCATATAAACAAAGATCTATCTCCAGAAAGTAGTCCTCCATtggaaataagaaatattagtAAAGTGAACTTGAGATCAACATCCTCTGGCTccttaaaaaatttacaaactCAAGTGGAAAACTGGCGGATGGAAACATTAGTCAGAGAATCTGAAACTGAAACTGGATCTGAAGATGAATTTTATGATTGTGAAACCTCTTTCAATAAATGGTCATCTATGTGTTCTCTTGATGAGGCAGATATCGATATTTCACCAACTCAAGGTGAACAAAATCAAGAAGACTCAATATTCAATCCATCTTTCTTGAAAAGGGTAACATCGGAAAGAGGATCCAGAAGGATGATTACTTTACATAACCACCATAGTATAGATGGAGGGCCAGAAACTCCTGTTCACAGTTCCTGTCCAACAACAGTATTAGTCCTTGTCTTTCATGCAGGAAGTGTTCTTGATGCGCATATCGATATGACAGCAAAAAAATCAGATGTCACAACATTCAAAGGTGCATTTGAATCAGTCATGCGTCAGCACTACCCAACACTTGTGGGGCACATTACAATTAAGTTAGTATCATGCCCATCGGTTTGTACTGAAGCACTAGGTGTGTTATCCACTTTAAGTCCGTATAGTTTTGATTGTTCCCCTTCTACTGTTGAAACACCATCATTAACGAATGATCTGATACCCATTGGAGCTTTACCTTTGATAGCTACATCAACTCCAGAATATTCTGATCATGTTATGAAAACCATAATTGCTGCAAACACAGTTTATAATGACTTTATAAAATCTGATGATGGAAAAGGTTTTGGTGGCCAAGTATGTATTGTTGGAGATAGTATGGGATCTGTTTTAGCTTATGATGCTTTGTGTAGGACTCAACAATACCAATCAAGACATGACAGTGAAACTAGCATTCTAGATACAGAGATAACAATTCCTAATGAACCTTCTGAGCATTACTTAAACAAATGTCATTTGCAAGCCCCAACACCAAGAAGGCGATCATCTGCGACTAGTGACAATCAGACAAAGCTGGAATTTGAAGTGTCAGACTTCTTTACATTTGGTAGTCCACTGTCTCTTATTTTGGCTTACAGGAAGATATCTGACGACAAATCTCGTGATATAATGAAACCACCTGCTCAGCAagtgtataatttatttcattcaacAGACCCAGTTGCTGCTAGACTAGAGCCCCTTTTATCTGCGAGATTTACAAATATGCCTCCAATAAATGTTGCTAGATATGCAAAATATCCACTTGGAAATGGACAACCCTATCATCTCATGGAGTTGATACAAAGTCACCCAACTTTATTTGCTGAACATTTGCAAATGCCACCAACTCCAATCATAAGAAGGCTTTCTGAAGCATCTGTTCAAAGTACTGTCAGCGGATTAGTTGACAACATACCTTTAATCACAATGAATGCTCTACAACAAAAATGGTGGGGATCCAAACGTTTAGACTATGCTTTATACTGTCCTGAGGGATTAGCAAATTTTCCAACAAATGCTTTACCACATCTTTTTCATGCTAGCTACTGGGAGAGTTCTGATGTAATAGCTTTCATATTAAGGCAGGTTGGTCATTTTGACTTGGCTTTGTACAGCCATGCTGAAGATAAAGAGTGCCCATTATTTAAACCAGGTCAAGATAAGGAAAAGTGGATAAAAAAGCGTACATCAGTGAAATTAAAGAATGTTGCAGCGAACCATAGAGCAAATGATGTTATTGTAAAGGAAGGCTGTCCACAAATATTTACAGCCAGATTCATGTATGGGCCGTTAGACATGATTACATTAACTGGGGAGAAAGTTGACATTCACATGATGAAAGATCCACCAGCTGGTGAATGGGTTTTGTTGTCAACTGTTGTTACGGATAAAACAGGAAGAGTTTCTTACACACTTACAGATAAACAAAGTGTGGGTTGTGGCATTTATCCTGTCAGGATTGTTGTGAGAGGTGATCACACTAGTTGTAATTTCCACCTAGCTGTTATACCACCGCAAACAGAATGTATTGTTTTTAGTATTGACGGATCCTTCACCGCAAGTGTATCAGTAACAGGTAGAGATCCTAAGGTACGCGCGGGTGCCGTCGATGTTGTCAGATTTTGGCAAGACCTGGGTTATCTTATTCTTTATATCACTGGGCGACCTGATATGCAGCAACGGAAAGTAGTCTCGTGGTTGGCAGAACATAACTTCCCCCACGGTCTTGTGTTCTTTTCTGACGGCTTATCGACTGACCCATTAGGTCATAAGGCAGCGCATTTAAACAATCTTATTAACGAACACGGCGTTATTCTGCATACTGCTTATGGTTCTGGCAAGGATATCAGTGTATACCATAACTGTGGATTATCTCCCAAGCAAATATACGCGATCGGGAGAATAAGTAAGAAATATAACAATATGGCAACCCCTCTTAGCGAAGGTTATGCAGCTCACCTTGCAGACTTGAAACAACCAGGTGCGGTTAGACCTGCCAGAGGAAATGCTCGTTTGTTGGTCCCGCGGCGATTATTGGCGCCAGTAACTAATATCCCTCCTCCCCGCAAGCTGCGCTAAAAGTGCTTGCACCTCTTTTATGGGTAATGTTATAGAGgtgtgatttattattattgttaaatttagaACTTCAAACTTCTCGATAAAGCAAATAGTTGATTTAATCAAGGAAATTTAAGAATACTATATTGAAtgtaatcatttatatttattacgtatagagtttatattttaatatatatataatattgtatagaaATCTCTTGTCACAATGTAcctaagtaaattaaaatattttacctgTATTTAAGAACTATTTGCTTTATGAATACGCTGGTAGGGCTGTGGATATTTTAGTAGTTTGTTTGATGTAATTTAATTGTGGTTTTTAAACGATAGTTATCTGTGCGCATTTTCCCCAAAAGTCCAAGCCTAgcaatgtatttaaataagtgtTGTTATCCTGTGTTAGAGTTTACTGAATCCTAATGTAATGAATGTCCTTCGAGTGTGCTagaatgataattaaaaaatattattcgtcCTAGTTGTAAAACACAAAAAGGGGAGTGTATAAATTTGTGAAAAACCATAGTTTCTTTTTTAACGTAGttgctttaaaataaacttattactaAATGTTTAAGGCTGGGAATCTCTTTATAaagtgaattttaaatattacctaTTGATAATCTAGTCTGAAATCTATTAATAATTTGACGTTTGTGTAACTTTTATGTAGTTGTCTtgatatttgtaaattataatgggtatgttccgatatgcactgagagcactgcacagtgctactGTAGAAatattcgttccgttatggactgccaatatactgccgcagtaccctagggaaatatatgacgtcataaatcgccgccatattctactgtgagcactggcgttttcgaggtaaggtactcggaATACTTTGATCAcatgatcagtcaaaaccactcgagtgcctaacgttttataaacaatacctacggtgtaatcccaaatatttttaatttgacaatactccaacaacagtttttttttaatgaactagaaaactttaatacactcatttgaatgctgcgtcaaaaaatgcgtcTGCAggatacgggattgcgttccgttttaaatagtaaccagtagctataaaggaacggcacagtatactaaattgacgtcacactgtacagtggtcgcagtgcatatcggaacatacccaataTGAATAGTTTGTGACGTTCTACTCTAGACAAGtagtgattatattattattgttactacatatattatgtaatcgTGGTGTAtttcataaagaaaattgtCGTTTTCGCGTTCTTTACTGTAGCAAAGTTAATTGGTAAACTATACCTGATgtgtttgataaaattttactcCAGTAGTAATACTGCATTGTAGGAATGCTGTGTACTGAACTGCAATTTGTGAGGCATAACAAGATATAAAGTAGTGTTTCAATTTTCCATTTTAATCACTATTATTGTAACAGTATCTATGTGTCAAAAAGCGTAGTGTatcttttttaaagttttaatcgAACAATGTTCAACTGTCGAGTGCTTTCATATATTCCGCGTAAAATACCagatttgtttattaaattatttggtaCGAGTTCAGAAAACTGATCTTACCTGATTGAAAGATAGGTAGTCTGTAAGCACTGAGTGTTTTCTTAATAAATGACAAATGCAATGTGGCAATATTTATAAGCGTTATGATAGTAGGGTATATGCATGTaggtaacttatatttagttgaaatattattttttctaatcttttttattatttattttatcttaaatatttttttttattaaatttgtactgaataataaatattaaatatacaaaagttcaataaatacgcgcgaaatataaaacatcgaaacgcaatgctattggttgaagCGAAGTGTGACGTCAGAATCTATcgtatctatatatttataggCAATTCTAGGTAAAAAATTGGTTCtaaataagtaatcaccaacatattatgtactaaaatcttctccgaaacacgctacATCTAATGGTACAAGAattattctgatcggttcagtagttttctcagtataaccgaaggaaaaaaccggccatacatttattagtacaatatagattcttgggatagactctgacgtcacagaaaccccgcgcaaaatggcgcgtttgaatAGCCGAAATATCTTACCgggaaagaatatttattttttaattgaataagaatgtttttatctataatttgatgtgtttgataatttttaggatgtaaaaaatcaaatttaagtattttaaaaattcatgcATATACCCTGTTCTTCTACATAATCTTATTAATAGTCTAGTGCTGTGCCGTAGTCGTCGCTTATCGTGTTATCGCATTAATACTAAATTTGCGATcccgttttttttaatattattttaataatggctTATCTGAGCCCATTAGGTTACATTCCAAAAGAAACGAGTTTATATTTATCACCAAgcacgagaaatggcgaaaaatATTTGAGACATGAGTGCtgaagaaaggcagaacaaaaatttgagattaaattattaggttaaaatactgaaaatattgATGAGATAATTTAATCTTCATTTGCACCTAATGTAAAATGGTAAATTTGaggtattgtttaaatttatcgacacacttaTCGTCATCAATTATACTTAtgtcacagcactatcgcattaTATGgcactctgcattcaactcgtgtGAAAACTGTAgtttaatcttatatctttaaacgtgcaattcttgtatatacatatatacaatttgaatctcggaaacggcagaggatttcgggggcgattaatcgatctagctatctcaattataaaaaaattaagttttatccgtgttttaatgagaaacaactACAGTaactttagaatacaaaggtaaatttcgccactataaacgagactataatagctcagatgggactctttgggtgatccggaaagcagaagaccccggttcgaatccagatatcctattagtttttttttttgtacaagtcttgtacattcttaaaaatccgagcaaggttcGGTCGTCTGGATATTAATGTTTATGCAATAAAATATGCAGGTACCTACAAAGTATATCCGCCGACATAAGTGATGCAAAGCGTGTACACTTTGATTAAGAACgtattaaaatagattatgACATATACAGTTTACGTTACCATCGACGCGTTTTATTTACGACTTTCATGATGGGCTGCTTGGTATATctcagatttatttttgttataactaGTACGTCCATGGTTTCAAATTGCAATCAATCATTTTTGGAACTATATACAGTTtgaggaataaattattttaaggtatcaaaaataatggcatagtatgttttattttatgttatttggcTCTAAAGTATTGCCCAGTCTGGCACttgatatattaaaattcaaatattttttaagcaaaataggatgtgatatcactaattgaaagtcaaaaactaccattccAAAAagcatgcctcagacctgagaagaacgggcgcaagaaacacttttttttcataaaaatatggttacaaagtaaatatcgtgtaattaaacttattatttaatatcctgagGGCGGTTATGTTATAatagcctttaccacacaataGATTTatgaacaattctttttaatttcgtaatacatttttattgaagattttctgggatcttgttgtaaaagcatatacccGTCGCGCGTTGAGAATGGGTCAGCCCGCCATATTTGTGGCGTAGTCAGGACCAATCAAAAGTACCGCTGACGTCACTTCCTATTATTGCATCCGTGTTAAGAAGAAGCTTGCGTTAATAACAAAATTCCAGAAATTTATGAGTTCACtagaattattgttatatttggatAACATGGATTATTTTAAccatctaaatatataaaattctcgtgtcatggtgtcaaactttgaactcctccgaaacggcttgaccgattctcatgaaattttgagtgcatattgtgtaggtctgagaatcggacaacatctatttttcatgcccctaaatgttaagggtggtccacacgacttttttaaatttttttgacatttttttttaatttgttttattattttcaaccatctacgatcaacagttacttttgtatcgcgattttaatatcggcactacaacgtttgctgggtcagctagtatatcgatatgtatctatatatctatatggATAAAATAATCCATGTTGTCTGAAGGCTTGCCATATAAAACACCA from Leptidea sinapis chromosome 7, ilLepSina1.1, whole genome shotgun sequence includes these protein-coding regions:
- the LOC126965405 gene encoding protein retinal degeneration B is translated as MLIKEYRIPLPLTVEEYRIAQLYMIAKKSREESSGEGSGVEIIVNEPYEDGPGGKGQYTQKIYHVGSHLPGWFKSLLPKSALTVSEEAWNAYPYTKTKYTCPFVEKFSLEIETYYFDDNGHQDNVFKLSGSDLKNRVVDLIDVVKDQLYGADYIKEEDPKLFVSQKCNRGPLTDNWLEDYWKEVQGKPQPLPNGKSLMCAYKLCRVEFRYWGMQTKLEKFIHDVALRKTMLRAHRQVWAWQDEWHGLTMEDIREIERQTQLALKMKMSGEACDDADQVSEDNSKSLAATMSSLEKNEELATPVIPKKSNSDKHINKDLSPESSPPLEIRNISKVNLRSTSSGSLKNLQTQVENWRMETLVRESETETGSEDEFYDCETSFNKWSSMCSLDEADIDISPTQGEQNQEDSIFNPSFLKRVTSERGSRRMITLHNHHSIDGGPETPVHSSCPTTVLVLVFHAGSVLDAHIDMTAKKSDVTTFKGAFESVMRQHYPTLVGHITIKLVSCPSVCTEALGVLSTLSPYSFDCSPSTVETPSLTNDLIPIGALPLIATSTPEYSDHVMKTIIAANTVYNDFIKSDDGKGFGGQVCIVGDSMGSVLAYDALCRTQQYQSRHDSETSILDTEITIPNEPSEHYLNKCHLQAPTPRRRSSATSDNQTKLEFEVSDFFTFGSPLSLILAYRKISDDKSRDIMKPPAQQVYNLFHSTDPVAARLEPLLSARFTNMPPINVARYAKYPLGNGQPYHLMELIQSHPTLFAEHLQMPPTPIIRRLSEASVQSTVSGLVDNIPLITMNALQQKWWGSKRLDYALYCPEGLANFPTNALPHLFHASYWESSDVIAFILRQVGHFDLALYSHAEDKECPLFKPGQDKEKWIKKRTSVKLKNVAANHRANDVIVKEGCPQIFTARFMYGPLDMITLTGEKVDIHMMKDPPAGEWVLLSTVVTDKTGRVSYTLTDKQSVGCGIYPVRIVVRGDHTSCNFHLAVIPPQTECIVFSIDGSFTASVSVTGRDPKVRAGAVDVVRFWQDLGYLILYITGRPDMQQRKVVSWLAEHNFPHGLVFFSDGLSTDPLGHKAAHLNNLINEHGVILHTAYGSGKDISVYHNCGLSPKQIYAIGRISKKYNNMATPLSEGYAAHLADLKQPGAVRPARGNARLLVPRRLLAPVTNIPPPRKLR